The following are encoded together in the Zingiber officinale cultivar Zhangliang chromosome 8A, Zo_v1.1, whole genome shotgun sequence genome:
- the LOC122009021 gene encoding ureidoglycolate hydrolase-like, protein MSPISSPTMFARNPLLFLFVFLFPSLSLISKATHDEESTRRTMEDFSGYPTAAHPSVLSLSPSSLSVDEAGLLRQIDELAAFSDTPAPSVTRILYSEKDVLARSYIKSLMKEAGLSVREDHVGNIFGRWNGSDSGVGAVATGSHIDAIPYSGKYDGVVGVLGALEAIRILKRIGFQPRKSLEVIMFTSEEPTRFGISCLGSRLLAGIHPLANALNKVVDSQNIPFFDAARGAGYDVRQEDLPNMFLTKTSYSSFVELHIEQGPILEEEGVSIGIVTAIAAPASIKVDFEGNGGHAGAVLMPARNDAGLAAAELALAVEKHVIESGSIDTVGTVGILEVHPGAINSIPSKSHLEIDTRDIDMERRNIVIEKIQQSATRIAKERGVELSQFEIVNQDPPALCDGSIINAMKAASQHLNLSHRLMISRAYHDSLFMARVSPMGMIFIPCYKGYSHKPEEYASIEDIANGVKVLALTLAKLSLD, encoded by the exons ATGAGCCCCATTTCCTCTCCGACAATGTTTGCAAGGaaccctctcctcttcctcttcgtcTTCCTCTTCCCATCCCTCTCTTTGATCTCCAAAGCGACCCATGATGAAGAATCGACGAGGCGGACCATGGAGGACTTCTCCGGGTACCCGACTGCCGCTCACCCTTCCGTGCTTTCCCTTTCACCATCCTCCCTCTCTGTCGACGAGGCGGGATTGCTGAGGCAG ATAGATGAGCTGGCAGCCTTTTCAGATACTCCTGCACCATCGGTGACTCGCATTCTGTACAGTGAGAAGGATGTTCTGGCCAGAAG CTACATAAAAAGCCTGATGAAAGAAGCTGGCCTATCTGTTCGTGAAGATCATGTGGGAAACATATTTGGCAGATG GAATGGCTCTGATTCAGGTGTTGGAGCAGTTGCTACTGGTTCTCACATAGATGCAATTCCATATTCTGGAAAATATGATGGGGTAGTTGGTGTATTGGGTGCACTAGAGGCAATACGAATCTTGAAAAG AATTGGCTTCCAACCGAGGAAATCTCTGGAGGTTATCATGTTTACTTCTGAGGAACCTACACGGTTTGGAATCAGCTGCTTAGGAAG CCGCTTATTGGCAGGGATCCATCCACTTGCAAATGCACTTAATAAGGTAGTTGATAGCCAAAATATTCCCTTCTTTGATGCTGCAAGAGGTGCTGGCTATGATGTACGCCAAGAAGATTTACCAAATATGTTTTTGACAAAAACTAGCTATTCTTCTTTTGTGGAATTGCATATTGAGCAAGGGCCAATTCTGGAGGAAGAAG GTGTTTCCATTGGCATTGTTACTGCAATTGCTGCCCCTGCAAGCATTAAAGTAGACTTTGAAGGAAATGGAGGTCATGCTGGAGCCGTCCTAATGCCTGCAAG AAATGATGCAGGATTGGCAGCAGCAGAGTTAGCGCTGGCGGTTGAAAAACATGTGATTGAATCTGGATCCATTGACACTGTTGGTACCGTAG GAATTCTGGAGGTTCATCCAGGAGCTATCAATAGCATTCCAAGTAAATCACATTTGGAGATTG ACACACGAGACATCGACATGGAGAGAAGGAACATTGTGATTGAGAAAATTCAACAATCTGCTACTAGGATTGCAAAGGAGCGTGGAGTTGAATTGTCACAGTTCGAAATTGTTAATCAAGATCCACCTGCTCTTTGTGATGGATCGATAATCAATGCAATGAAAGCTGCATCGCAACATTTGAACCTGAGTCATAGGTTGATGATCAGTAGAGCTTACCATGACTCACTCTTCATGGCCAG AGTATCTCCAATGGGCATGATATTCATTCCTTGCTACAAAG GTTACAGCCATAAGCCTGAAGAGTATGCATCAATTGAGGACATTGCAAATGGAGTTAAAGTATTAGCTCTCACTCTAGCCAAGCTATCCCTGGACTGA
- the LOC122011498 gene encoding syntaxin-121-like, which produces MDGSNLDQILQDADAIEEELGEVERLHQRLRESNEAGKALLDASAVRALRLRMDADTTIALKKAGLIKLRLQSLERTDASGGSADRSRATVVAGLRHKLRASVAAFAELRRAVSVEYREILARRYFTLTGEAADEATVEALVAAGEGERLLQQVIEERRGQGLGADVVAEIQERRGAAEELERNLVELQRLFVDMAVSVGAQGLQMDDIEANVGRANSFVRHGAEELGAAQQQRRSTRNWAFIAAVILAIVILVAILAVVLTLAANNRKILSFSLFSLSATLF; this is translated from the coding sequence ATGGACGGATCCAACCTCGATCAGATCTTGCAGGACGCTGACGCCATCGAGGAGGAGCTAGGGGAGGTGGAGCGGCTCCACCAGCGCCTGCGCGAGTCCAACGAAGCCGGCAAGGCCCTGCTGGATGCCTCGGCGGTGCGCGCCCTCCGCCTCCGCATGGACGCCGACACCACCATCGCCCTCAAAAAAGCCGGCCTCATCAAGCTCCGCCTCCAATCGTTAGAGCGCACCGATGCCTCCGGCGGCTCCGCGGACCGTTCCCGCGCCACCGTCGTCGCCGGCCTCCGGCACAAGCTCCGCGCTTCCGTGGCCGCTTTCGCGGAGCTCCGCCGCGCGGTCTCCGTCGAGTACCGGGAGATCCTGGCGCGGCGGTACTTCACCTTGACGGGGGAGGCGGCGGACGAGGCGACGGTGGAGGCGCTGGTGGCAGCAGGCGAGGGCGAACGGCTTCTGCAGCAGGTCATCGAGGAGAGACGCGGACAGGGACTGGGGGCCGACGTGGTGGCGGAGATCCAGGAGCGGCGCGGCGCTGCGGAGGAGCTGGAGCGCAACCTGGTGGAGCTGCAGCGGCTATTCGTAGACATGGCGGTGTCGGTAGGGGCCCAGGGTCTGCAGATGGACGACATCGAGGCAAACGTCGGCCGCGCCAACTCCTTTGTCCGCCATGGCGCGGAGGAGCTCGGCGCCGCCCAGCAGCAGAGGAGGAGCACCCGCAATTGGGCTTTCATCGCCGCCGTGATCCTCGCCATCGTCATCCTCGTCGCAATCCTCGCCGTCGTGCTGACTCTCGCCGCGAATAATAGGAAAATCTTGAGCTTCTCACTCTTCTCTCTATCTGCTACTCTTTTTTAA
- the LOC122009022 gene encoding protein RESTRICTED TEV MOVEMENT 2-like, which yields MSLRILLCVPNQRVQSKEEMTSCPCEATGGPVTFRRGNINKASPLKPNNHYPVVPIYKRRPYLPSLSTDSLFKLTQETIRFTMSTTPSALQASENFEPSSEWVHEEAFRTLLIYLPGFKREHIKVQISNNGYINISGERPLDGQRRSKFIKQYPLPEHCKVAQTRAKFENETLQVRFSIAQDVVTLPLVPTPIMHKPPSSPMERTTTQQGEKAQERNGKSQKAVPEEEELRRKKQSEAKEEIGRKGQPKATGIQEKKQEKLQDKGKSEEGRSNSDMKQDYRMSPALKTEGRSKSDVKQGQQITPSLKPEEGRSNGDKKQGQQMSPALKTEDTSSLEKKQALHESSSFPSSNGKGTVTTAKYSIDSLFMGLPPAKKTLLVNVVVAGLVCLGIGLYLRYN from the exons ATGAGTTTAAGAATTCTGTTGTGCGTTCCCAACCAAAGAGTGCAATCCAAAGAAGAGATGACTTCTTGCCCATGCGAGGCAACCGGAGGCCCCGTAACCTTCAGAAGAGGGAATATTAACAAAGCATCGCCCTTGAAGCCAAACAACCACTATCCGGTGGTACCTATATATAAGAGGCGACCATATCTCCCGTCTCTATCTACCGACAGTTTATTCAAGCTCACACAGGAAACAATTAGATTCACCATGTCAACAACCCCATCCGCTCTTCAAGCTTCCGAGAATTTTGAGCCATCTTCGGAATGGGTTCATGAAGAAGCCTTCAGAACACTTCTCATTTATCTCCCAG GATTCAAGAGGGAACATATCAAGGTACAAATATCTAACAACGGTTACATTAATATAAGCGGCGAACGGCCGCTAGACGGTCAACGTCGGAGCAAGTTCATAAAGCAATATCCATTGCCAGAGCACTGCAAGGTGGCACAAACCCGGGCAAAGTTTGAGAACGAAACACTGCAAGTTAGGTTCTCCATTGCTCAAGATGTGGTCACTCTTCCTCTGGTGCCAACGCCCATAATGCACAAACCGCCATCGTCGCCGATGGAGAGGACTACAACTCAGCAAGGGGAGAAGGCACAGGAAAGAAATGGTAAGAGTCAGAAAGCAGTACCTGAAGAGGAAGAGCTACGAAGGAAGAAGCAGTctgaagccaaagaagaaattggTCGTAAGGGACAGCCGAAGGCAACTGGTATTCAGGAGAAAAAGCAAGAGAAGTTGCAAGACAAGGGTAAATCTGAAGAAGGCAGATCAAATAGTGACATGAAACAGGACTACAGGATGAGTCCTGCACTTAAAACTGAAGGCAGATCAAAGAGTGATGTGAAACAGGGCCAGCAGATCACTCCATCTCTTAAACCAGAAGAAGGCAGATCAAACGGTGACAAGAAACAGGGACAGCAGATGAGTCCTGCACTTAAAACAGAGGATACATCTAGCCTGGAAAAGAAACAGGCGCTACACGAGAGCTCAAGTTTTCCCAGTTCCAACGGCAAAGGCACCGTGACGACAGCAAAGTACAGTATCGACAGCCTTTTCATGGGGCTCCCTCCAGCTAAGAAGACACTGTTGGTGAATGTGGTTGTGGCCGGTTTAGTGTGTCTTGGCATTGGATTGTATTTGAGGTACAACTAA